The window CGCACCCACCCGCTACGGTCCTGAGTGGACAATGGCCGCGGGAGGATCGCGGTGTGGGCGGACAGGTCGGCGAGCAGCGCGTGCCTGCGGGCCAGCGCGCCGTCGTCGTCGGCGTACCACGGCACCTGCTTGAGGAACCAGGTGCCGCGCTCGTCCTCGAGCAGCGCCTTGCGGCTGGTCTCCGACCGGATGTCCAACATGGACGCGTGCGTGCCGTCGAGGATGATCGGCAGCAGCGCGTCCACCCCGCGCATCCCGTAGGCGGCGGTGATCACCCCGAGGGCGTGGTCGTCGAAGCCGGACGACGGCGGCGTGCGGGGCTTCTCCTTAACGGGCATCGCCCGCCTCCTCCACCGCAGCGAGGTGACTGTCCAGCAGAGTGAGCAGCGGCGTCCGCGCTCCCCATGGCGTGGCCTCGTCCAACGGCTCGGCGGCGAAGCGCTCGACGTAGGCGAGGATCACGTAGGCGTGGAACGCCGCGTACAGGCGCAGGGCCCGCCGGGACCGCTTGGCCGTCGCGCGCTCGAACACCGCGACGCCCTCGGTGTCCGACCAGTGCAGCAGCGCTTCCCCGTAGGCCGCCAGCGGGTCGCCGCTCCAGGCAACCGGAATGTTGGTGCAGGTCAAGGAGAAACCGTCGACAACGTAGTTGCGTGAGTTGACGTCGGCGGGCATCAGCAGCGGCTCGACGTCCTCGAGCTCGGGCGTGACCGCGTCCAGCGCCGCGCGCAGCCGATCGTGGCGCAGGTCCGCGAGCGCGGGCGCCTTGCGCCGCTGCTCGTCGAGGTAGGCGCCCAGGAACGACGTCCACGAGGGGTGCTCGGCGCACAGAGTCCGCCCGTCCTCGGCGACGCGCACCTTGCCGAAACCGGTGACCGGGATGGTGCCCACGGCGTCGATCACCAGCCGCTGCCGCCGTGCCCACTCGCGGCACTGCTCGGGCGTCGCCGTCGGCAGCACGTCCGCGAGGACCTCGCCCGGCACGTATTCGCTCAGCACGAAGGACGAGCCGTCCGGCTGCTCGGCGAGCGCGCGGATGCGACGCACGGCCGCGGTCGCGGCCAGCCGCCCGAGCACGACGCTTTCCGCCTGGGGAGCGCTGGAGGTGTC is drawn from Actinokineospora alba and contains these coding sequences:
- a CDS encoding phosphotransferase family protein, whose translation is MTQAAADGLRSAVWDWAEEMVGPITERELLSTSNSTVWRVRSASGEWALKHLADTSSAPQAESVVLGRLAATAAVRRIRALAEQPDGSSFVLSEYVPGEVLADVLPTATPEQCREWARRQRLVIDAVGTIPVTGFGKVRVAEDGRTLCAEHPSWTSFLGAYLDEQRRKAPALADLRHDRLRAALDAVTPELEDVEPLLMPADVNSRNYVVDGFSLTCTNIPVAWSGDPLAAYGEALLHWSDTEGVAVFERATAKRSRRALRLYAAFHAYVILAYVERFAAEPLDEATPWGARTPLLTLLDSHLAAVEEAGDAR